The genomic DNA CTGGGGCACCCCGGACGGCACGAGCGGGTTCTGATCGTCGTGACCGCTCGGAAAGCCTGCTTGGATGGCAGCCGTGGACCTCCCGGTGATGCCGCCGATCGCGCCGATGCTGGCGAAGGCCGTGCCGGCCGTGCCGGTGGCCGCCGACGTTCCTGGCGGGCTGCTGTACGAACCGAAGTGGGACGGCTTTCGCTCGATCATCTTCCGCGACGGGGACGAGGTGGAGATCGGCTCACGCAACGAACGGCCGATGACCCGCTACTTCCCCGACATCCTCGACGCGGTCAAGGTGGCGCTGCCCGAGCGATGCGTCGTCGACGGCGAGATCGTGGTTCCGCAGAACGGCCGGCTCGACTTCGAGGCGCTCCAGCAGCGCATCCATCCGGCGGAGTCGAGGGTGCGCCGGCTCGCCGACGAGACGCCGGCTGAGTTCATCGGGTTCGACCTGCTGGCGATCGGCGACGACTCGCTCATGGGCGCGCCGTTCTCGGATCGGCGGGCCAAGCTGCTCAAGGCGATCACCTCGACGTCGACCGTGCACGTTACGCCGGCAACGGACAACGACGAGGTGGCTCGTGACTGGTTCGTCCGCTTCGAGGGTGCCGGGCTCGACGGCATCGTCGCGAAACCGTTGCGGCTGCCCTACCAGCCGGACAAGCGGGTGATGTTCAAGGTCAAGCACGACCGGACCGCGGACTGCGTCCTCGCCGGCTTCCGCTGGCACAAAAGCGGGCCGATCGTCGGCTCGCTGATCCTCGGTCTGTACGACGAGAGTGGCCAGCTGCGCCATGTCGGGGTCGCGGCGTCGTTCCCGATGAAGCGGCGCGCAGAGCTGGTCGAGGAGCTCGCGCCGCTGCGCGCCGGCGCCGCGGACGACCACCCGTGGGCGGGTAACGAGTTCGGTCCGGGTGGCGTCCCGAACCGGTGGAACGCCGGCAAGGACATGTCGTTCGAGCCGCTGCGCCCTGAGCGGGTGATCGAGGTCGCCTACGACCAGATGGAAGGGTCGAGGTTCCGGCACACCGCGCAGTTCCGCCGCTGGCGGGACGACCGGGACCCGCGCTCGTGCACCTTCGAGCAGCTCGAGCGCCCGCTGACCTTCGCCTTCCGCGACGTGCTGCAATCCTGAGACCGCAGTTTCAGCGGCTCTTCAGGTTCACCCGATTCAGTTAACGCTGCAGGGCGCGTTCGTCGGTGTAGCTACCGATCCGGCTCGTCCAACCCCTCCCCCCGGAGGTTGGACCTGGCGAGCGCGTCCCTGCCGCATGTTTGGGCCCATTCGCCCGCAAAAGTCACGAGATTCCGCCTCGGCGGCGAAGCGCGGCATGCGCGCAGTAGCCCGAGTGGCGGGCTCGCGCCCGCGCACCGGTGCCGGCGCTCAGCCGCCGGCGGCCTCGGCGTCGTCGGCCCGGAAGCTGCCCGCGCCGTCCTCGCGCAACAGCTCTCGGATGTCGGACTCGCGGAAGCGGCGCCGGCCGCCTGGGGTACGAATGCTCTTCACCCGACCCTCGGCAGCCCATCGGGTCACCGTTCGCGCATCAACTCGAAACAAGGTTGCGACCTCACCGGGGGTCAGCAACCTATCCCGTGACTCCACCACAGCCGGCCCCTCCCGGGCGTGCACGCAACGGGCAACGACAGCGCACGCGCAGGACCCCCAGACATGACGGTTCCGGTCGGTCAGACACAACCAACCGGAACCGAAACGTCGCACTCAAGGTCCAGGGCGTGACATTTATGCTGGTACCCGCATCGTGGCACGTTCACACCAATGCGCGCGGATCCGTGTCGCGTGTCGCCCACTCCATGCAAAAACGACTGATTCCGCCGCAGGCGAGTCGTCGTTTGACTATCAGTAACCGGATGAGGCAGGGCTATCGTCGGTCGCGGGTCGCTCGCCCAGTCCTTCTCGGTGAACGACCAAGGCCCCGGCCGCTTGCTACTGGATGCGCGGCGGCCGGGGCCGCCCTGCCGCAACGCTTGAGCGGCGGCAAGGCGGCGTAACGCGCAACCCTCACACTGACTGAACGACGAGTCAAGCATTGCGGCTGACCCGAGCGGGTGAATTTGACTGCCGGGAGATCAGTCCTCGCCGGGGAAGCGGACGCCGAGCTGGCGACGGACCTCGTCGAGGGCTTGCATGATGCGCAGCGTCTCGGTGAGCGGAAGCAAGTCGGACTCGGTTCTGCCTTCGGCCAGGAGTCGCGCGAACTCCGCGGCCTCGTAGGCGAGCCCGTGGGTGCGGCTCGCCGACTCGTACCGGTCGATCTCTCGGTCATCGCCGTCGATCAACCGCACGGTGCTGGGTTGGTAGAACCAGCCGTCGATCTCCAGCCGCGCCGACGTGCCCGAGACGGACGCAGCGCACGCAGTGTTCGCGAGCATCGTCGAGGACAGGGTGCCGATCCCGCCATCCGGTCCGGTGACCGCAACCGTCTCGCTTGCGTCGACGCCGGTCTCGGCAAGCACGCCCAGCGCCTGGACCGCGGTGAAGCCCCCGAGCACGAGATGCGCGAAGGAGACCGGGTAGATCGCAAGGTCGAGCAACGCGCCGCCGGCGAGCGCAGGATCAGCGAGCCGCCGCGGGCCGTCGGGGTAGAGCCGTTGGCCGTGGTCGGCGTCGACCGCTCTCACCTGACCGAGCAGACCATCTTCGAGGCACCGGCGGACGACATCGACGTGTGGCAGGAACCGGGTCCACATCGCCTCGACGGCCAACAACCCGCGTGCCTGCGCCGAATCGATGACCGCTTCCGCCTCGATTGCGTTGCGCGTGAAAGCTTTCTCGACCAGCACCGGCTTTCCGGCGTCGAGTGCCAGCTGCGCGTGGGCGTGATGCTCGGAGTGCGGGCTGGCGATGTAGATCGCATCGACGTGGTCGTCGGCAACCAGCGACTCGTAGCTGCCGTGCGCACGCAGCACGTCGAAGTCGGACGCGAAAGCCTCTGCACGTACCAGCGAGCGCGAACCGACCGCGACCACCCGCGATGTGGTTCGCGCGTGCAGGGCGGCGGTCCAGTCCCGCGCGATGCCGCCGGGCGCAAGCACTCCTCATCGGATCGCGGGTGCATCGAGCGGGTCGGGAATGCGCGAGGACGGCAGGGACGTCATTGCGGCGCGTCCTTGGGCCAGTTGGCCGGGTTCATCTTGCTCGGCTGCACCCGAGGCGGCTCGCCGGGCATTTTCGGGTAGTTAGGCGGGTACGGCGCGTCACCGAGTCCACGGTCACGCTCGTCGCGCTCGGCCCACTCGAGCAGCGGCCGGATGTCGAACAGTACGTCGTCGATCCCGGCGTGGACATCACCGAGGCGTGCGAACCGCTCTGGCATCGTCGCGATCGTGAAGTCCGCGGTCTCGACGTCCGGGAGCTCGTCCCAGGTGACCGGCGCGGACACCGGTCCGTAGTCGAAGCCGCGCACCGAGTACGCCGCGGCAATCGTGCGGTCCTTCGCGTTCTGGTTGTAGTCGAGGAAGATGCGGGGACCACGTTCTTCCTTCCACCACGCCGTGGTGACCTCCTCCGGCGAGCGCCGCTCGACCTCGCGCGCGAAGGCGAGTGCGGCCCGGCGTACCTCGCGAAAGCCGAAGTCCGGCAAGATGCGTACGTAGACGTGTACGCCGCGGTTGCCGGAGGTTTTCGGCCAGCCGCTCGCGCCGATGTCCGCAAGCACCTCGCGAACCAAAACGGCTACCCGCTTGGCATCCGTGAAGTCGGTGCCCGGCTGTGGGTCGAGGTCGATGCGGAGCTCATCGGGCATCTCGACCTCGGGTCTGCGGGTGTGCCAGGGATGGAACTCGACGGTCGACATCTGCACCGCCCAGACCACAGATGCAAGCTCGGTGACGCACAGCTCATCCGCGGTGCGCCCGGACGGGAAGCTGACCTCGGCGGTCTCGACCCACTCGGGTGCGCCCTTCGGCAACCGCTTCTGGTAGATCTTCTCGCCGCCGACTCCCTCGGGATAGCGATGCAGCATGCACGGACGGTCGCGAAGCGCGCGCACGATGCCTTCGCCGACCGACATGTAGTAGTGCGCGAGGTCGAGCTTGGTCTCGCCACGGGCCGGGAAGTACACCCGGTCCGGGTTGGTCAACTTGACCGTGCGGTCGCCGACCTCGACCTCGACGAAAGGGGAAGCCACACTCCGGACCGTACCGCCGGGTGGGGCGGGAACGCCCGGGGCGAGCCGCGTGTTGCAATGAGCGTGACATTCACGCGAAAGCTCTTCGGCCCCAAGGACACCCCGGAGCACTCAGAGATGACCCACGACGTCGAGAAGACCGAGGACCAGTGGCGTTCGGAGCTCAGCCCTGAGGAGTACCACGTACTCCGCCAGGCCGGCACCGAGCGGCCATGGACCGGTCCACTCCTGAACGAGGACCGCATCGGCGTCTACAGCTGCCGGGCATGCGGCAACGAGCTGTTCCGCAGCGACACGAAGTTCGAGTCGCACTGCGGCTGGCCATCGTTCTATGACCCGACCAACTCCGACGCGGTCGAACTGCTCCCCGACAACACCCTCGGCATGCGCCGGGTCGAGGTCCGCTGCAAGCGCTGCGGTTCCCATCTCGGCCACGTCTTCGACGACGCCCCACAGACGCCCACCGGCGATCGCTACTGCATGAACTCGATCAGCCTGACCTTCGAGCCGGCCGGGGAGTAATCACGGCGTCGGATGGCGCCGCGATGGCCGGTTAGGGGTCATAGAAGACCCCTGAGTCGCCATCGCGCTCGCGCCTGGAGCTGCGCATGGGTTTCGCCGGCCATCGCTGCGCATCCCCGACGCGGCCTGCCAGGTCCGCCTGCTACCGGCGTACGAGCCGTGGATGTCAGGCACGCTGGTCTATCGGCACGAGTTCTGGGAACACGATGCGGTCGGTCTCCGCCCGACCGAGGACGCCGACTGAACCGTGAACCACCCGAACGCCGCACGCCCGAACGGGTGATCCTGCGAGACCATGCCTAGGTGGACGATCCGGATCGGTGGGCTGCCGCGCGCGACGACGCGCAGTTGATCGATGTGCGCGACCACGTGATCAGGCCGGCTCGCGCGTCCGACACTCCGCACATCCGCACGATCGAAGCTGCCGCCGGCACGCAGTTCTACAGCGTCGGAATGGACCTGGTGGCCGACGCCGAGCTGCCCTCGGACGAGGAGCTGATCCCTTATATCAACGGTCAGCGGGCATGGGTTGTGACGGACGCGCACGACGTACCGATCGCCTTCATCCTCAGCGACATCGTCGATGACAACGTTCACATCGAGCAGGTTTCCGTGCATCCGAGCCAGGCGCACAAGGGGCTCGGCAAGGCCCTGATCGACCATGTCGCGGACGTCGCCGGCGACAGCGGCTATCCGGCGATGACCCTGACGACGTACGTCGATGTGCCGTGGAACGGTCCGTACTACACGCGGCTCGGCTTCATGGAGATCGGCACCGACGAGCTCACTCCGGGTCTCGTCGAGATCCGCCGGCACGAGGCTGAGCTCGGGCTGGACGCCTGGCCACGGGTGTGCATGCGACGCGCCCTCGCCGCGAATGAACCGGCTGCGGAGGTGTGCCGTGGCTAGCATGCGTCCCGTGAGCAAGAGGCCCGTTTTCCGCCGCTGTGCACGATTCGGCTCGATCATCGCGATCGGCCTCGGTGTCCTCGCCGCGACGCCCGCGCCGGCGTCGGCGGCGGTGACCAGCCATCACGTGAACGGGGTCCAGTCCGCAGTCTCCTGCCTGACGAAGTCGCTGTGCGTCGTCGTCGGCTTCCACGGGTCGGCAGCAAAGGGAGACGTCGTCGCGCTGCACAACGGCAAGCCGGGCAAGATCGCCAATGTCAAGGGCGGCGGCCAGCTCTATGGCGTCAGCTGCCCGAGCCACAACGGCTGCGTCGCGATCGGCAGCGCCAGCTCGGGCGTCAGCTTCGTATCGATCGGCAAGGGCGGCCGGCCGACCAAGACGTCGACGCCGAAGACGCCGGCCGGCGTGACCCTCGACCACATCGCCTGCACGACGCTGCACCACTGCATCGTCGCCGGCACCGATGTGTTCAAGAACCCGAGTGCGATCGAGATCGGCACCTGGAACGGCCACGCGCTGACGCTGCACCGGACGCACGGGGTCAAGAGCAGCGGCAAGAGCCTCGCGATCCAGGGCGTCGGCTGCTTCGACTCGCACTGCCTGGTCGTCGGCGGCTACACCAAGAACAAGAAGAACGACAGCGTCATCATCGCCGTGCACAGTGGGCACCCCGGAGCGCTGAACTCGCTCGACAACGAGACCCTCACATCGGTCGCATGTACGTCGGCCAGTCACTGCCTTGCCGCCGGCTACGGCTCCGGTGCGCAGTCCGGGGTGATCGTGACGCTGAGTCATGTGCTCGTGACGAAGCTGATCGAGGTGCGCGCAAAGCTCTACGGCATCGCCTGCCACACCTCCGCGCACTGCACCGCCGCGGGCGAGCAGCTGAACTCCGCCAAGACCAAGGACGTCGGCTCGGTGATCCGACTCGCCTCGGGCAAGGTGACCAGCACCACTGGGGTCAGCACGAGCCGGCTCTTCCTGGGCGTCGCTCAGCACTCCGGTGGCTACGTCGCGGTCGGCGAGGCCGGTGGCGCCGGCTCGGTCGTCACCGTCGGCTGACCGCGACCTCTCGCGCACCTATCGGTACGCCGCTACCATGCCCGCTCATGGGGGTGCTGCGCGCAGCGCGCCGCAGTTCGAGGATCGGTGCCGCCTCGGCGGCCGCGACCGTCGCTTTTGCGCTGGCTCTGACCGGTAGTGGCACCAGCGAAGCCGCCTCGCACGACCCGTCGACCGCAGCGCCGATCACGCACCACGTCACCGGCGAGATCGACGCCGTCTCCTGCCTGACCGCACACCGCTGCGTCGCGGTCGGAAACACCAAGGTCGACGGCGGCGAGTACGTCGTGG from Mycobacteriales bacterium includes the following:
- a CDS encoding ATP-dependent DNA ligase, with the protein product MDLPVMPPIAPMLAKAVPAVPVAADVPGGLLYEPKWDGFRSIIFRDGDEVEIGSRNERPMTRYFPDILDAVKVALPERCVVDGEIVVPQNGRLDFEALQQRIHPAESRVRRLADETPAEFIGFDLLAIGDDSLMGAPFSDRRAKLLKAITSTSTVHVTPATDNDEVARDWFVRFEGAGLDGIVAKPLRLPYQPDKRVMFKVKHDRTADCVLAGFRWHKSGPIVGSLILGLYDESGQLRHVGVAASFPMKRRAELVEELAPLRAGAADDHPWAGNEFGPGGVPNRWNAGKDMSFEPLRPERVIEVAYDQMEGSRFRHTAQFRRWRDDRDPRSCTFEQLERPLTFAFRDVLQS
- a CDS encoding BldC family transcriptional regulator, which translates into the protein MVESRDRLLTPGEVATLFRVDARTVTRWAAEGRVKSIRTPGGRRRFRESDIRELLREDGAGSFRADDAEAAGG
- a CDS encoding Gfo/Idh/MocA family oxidoreductase — encoded protein: MLAPGGIARDWTAALHARTTSRVVAVGSRSLVRAEAFASDFDVLRAHGSYESLVADDHVDAIYIASPHSEHHAHAQLALDAGKPVLVEKAFTRNAIEAEAVIDSAQARGLLAVEAMWTRFLPHVDVVRRCLEDGLLGQVRAVDADHGQRLYPDGPRRLADPALAGGALLDLAIYPVSFAHLVLGGFTAVQALGVLAETGVDASETVAVTGPDGGIGTLSSTMLANTACAASVSGTSARLEIDGWFYQPSTVRLIDGDDREIDRYESASRTHGLAYEAAEFARLLAEGRTESDLLPLTETLRIMQALDEVRRQLGVRFPGED
- the ligD gene encoding non-homologous end-joining DNA ligase; the protein is MASPFVEVEVGDRTVKLTNPDRVYFPARGETKLDLAHYYMSVGEGIVRALRDRPCMLHRYPEGVGGEKIYQKRLPKGAPEWVETAEVSFPSGRTADELCVTELASVVWAVQMSTVEFHPWHTRRPEVEMPDELRIDLDPQPGTDFTDAKRVAVLVREVLADIGASGWPKTSGNRGVHVYVRILPDFGFREVRRAALAFAREVERRSPEEVTTAWWKEERGPRIFLDYNQNAKDRTIAAAYSVRGFDYGPVSAPVTWDELPDVETADFTIATMPERFARLGDVHAGIDDVLFDIRPLLEWAERDERDRGLGDAPYPPNYPKMPGEPPRVQPSKMNPANWPKDAPQ
- the msrB gene encoding peptide-methionine (R)-S-oxide reductase MsrB, with translation MTHDVEKTEDQWRSELSPEEYHVLRQAGTERPWTGPLLNEDRIGVYSCRACGNELFRSDTKFESHCGWPSFYDPTNSDAVELLPDNTLGMRRVEVRCKRCGSHLGHVFDDAPQTPTGDRYCMNSISLTFEPAGE
- a CDS encoding GNAT family N-acetyltransferase is translated as MDDPDRWAAARDDAQLIDVRDHVIRPARASDTPHIRTIEAAAGTQFYSVGMDLVADAELPSDEELIPYINGQRAWVVTDAHDVPIAFILSDIVDDNVHIEQVSVHPSQAHKGLGKALIDHVADVAGDSGYPAMTLTTYVDVPWNGPYYTRLGFMEIGTDELTPGLVEIRRHEAELGLDAWPRVCMRRALAANEPAAEVCRG